The Maylandia zebra isolate NMK-2024a linkage group LG7, Mzebra_GT3a, whole genome shotgun sequence genome contains a region encoding:
- the camsap1a gene encoding calmodulin-regulated spectrin-associated protein 1a isoform X6: protein MDVEVSAGRDSTWRRAAAATANDDGAGGGGGGGVMEAQVVPLELYDCARAKIDANLRWLFAKAYGTDHVPADLRDPFYTDQYEQEHIKPPIIRMLQSGELYCRVCGLILHAEQASSLQNHQSVIQALSRKGIYVLETDNAPVSDLDLSASPIKMSAHIHLIDSLMMAYTVEMISIEKVVSSVKRFSTFSASKELPYDLEDVMLFWINKVNIKLREITEKECKMKQHLLDSPSHQKVRYRRDHLSGRTLQHFPLLDDLLKDMCDGTALLAVIHFYCPELVRLEDICLKEVPSISESVYNIQLLMEFSNEYLNKCFYLKPEDLLYSPPVLKNNVMVFIAELFWWFEIVKPDFVQPRDLQDIRDVRLLLQPKTSRSYVPISNITKRSFLTSSHSADTLATPTSPDLSTKSSSTSPSVLPLRQRQQKVVEETTPDIRHRPNSLIGPDAQHQGSKMAWPERRTRPLSQPASYALHFAPEDDADSISLARSISKDSLASNIMSITPKHMLGAGLSQHRLSGQSLLSHMRIEDEEEEIEEEELVAVIHPSVFSRHRIGSNMEQDELEMQSAAPASKVCNASRPSCFDAGPFTLDCRGDSYYLEPLLPAIPKMAKEKSISLNKQEESGESRCRGTGNARNATAGVPRTSQRKSPSSCTPTQVVESVPSSLRQLIEDSAVDSQPGKKQSEGFFLHLSDEPDQHSSFSIDCMPEAGPDSDSDIADLEEDEEEEDQMELMKEEVKGGRGKCPEEDDTAEFGEFGEGESAKLREDMKVSEREDKEDCSGRSSPCPSTISWASSCSASGSASVKMTSFAERKLLKLGLRDGYSSTSSSQKTTPDGSDVTPCPPWQLRNDSTSGLLGKEPSTVMGKNTALSSPVVPSELLQLHMQLEEQRRAIEYQKKKMETVSARQRLKLGKAAFLNIVKKGGGRSDTLPLPLKHSKESLALTSADRSKSKSQTSRDDSCLDALKVRTKGGQREEGPMNTDNRLNALSQDNGAEPDINECSRSIELLNEAISTIQQQMMQLSLQQNLLMKQSVASPPDLVPSGPSTPPDTNPTQQTPSTSDSRSYAVHFVDISAGSAAPTRRPPKLSSSQRSKAPELKQSKENSKSVKKSNIQLPECAEGEEVESTAESSRTERSLQRNTTFRVQDSTGEGTGRLSDKLKSPDPPVISSTTQFPSQDGEQEKDAAVRSRMEVASGEESTRVKGQLIEVDLSELKDQLEDGTVDAPDCVAEGEQKNVLGFFFKDDEKAEDEMAKRRAAFLLKQQRKAEEARLRKLQQEAESELKRDEARRKAEEDRIRKEEEKARRELIKQEYLRRKQQALMEEQGLVKPRPRTKARRNRPKSLHREESSSLSKGSATPDLSCSHRGSTLSLATDADSVISGGAESNRAGSVCSMESFPLSRASSRNMERDWENVSIASSITSNEYTGPKLFKEPSSKSNKPIIINAIAHCCLAGKVNEVQKSVVLEELEKCESNHLIILFRDGGCQFRAIYSYSPDTEEIIKFSGTGPRTINRKMIDKLYKYSSDRKQFTVIPAKTVSVSVDALTIHNHLWQVKRPGSARRK from the exons ATCATGTTCCTGCAGACCTGCGGGACCCCTTCTACACAGACCAGTATGAGCAGGAACACATCAAACCCCCCATCATCCGCATGCTGCAGTCTGGAGAGCTCTACTGTCGTGTGTGCGGGCTCATCCTTCACGCCGAGCAGGCCAGCTCACTCCAAAACCACCAGTCTGTCATCCAGGCTCTGTCGAGAAAAGGCATCTATGTCCTGGAGACCGACAACGCGCCAGTTTCAGATCTGGATCTCAGCGCTTCTCCCATCAAAATG AGCGCACACATCCACCTCATTGATTCCCTGATGATGGCCTATACGGTGGAGATGATCAGCATAGAGAAGGTGGTGTCCAGTGTCAAGCGCTTTTCAACCTTCAGTGCCTCAAAGGAGCTTCCTTATGACCTGGAAGATGTGATGCTGTTTTGGATCAACAAG GTGAACATAAAGTTGAGGGAGATCACAGAAAAAGAGTGTAAAATGAAGCAACATCTTCTTGACTCACCGAGTCACCAGAAG GTGCGTTACCGCAGAGATCACCTATCAGGTCGAACGCTCCAGCACTTCCCCTTGTTGGACGACCTGTTGAAAGACATGTGTGATGGCACAGCTCTGCTGGCTGTGATCCACTTTTATTGCCCAGAACTCGTTAGACTGGAAG ATATCTGTCTGAAGGAGGTTCCCTCTATCAGTGAAAGTGTTTACAATATCCAACTACTGATGGAGTTTTCAAACGAGTATTTGAACAAATGCTTCTATCTGAAGCCTGAAGACCTGCTGTACTCCCCACCGGTACTAAAG AATAATGTGATGGTCTTCATTGCCGAGCTGTTTTGGTGGTTTGAGATTGTGAAGCCAGACTTTGTTCAACCCCGGGATCTTCAGGATATCAGAGATG TGAGACTGCTGCTGCAGCCTAAAACTTCTCGATCCTATGTACCCATCTCCAACATCACTAAACGAAGTTTCCTGACATCATCGCACTCTGCTGACACCCTGGCCACGCCCACAAGCCCTGACCTCAG CACTAAATCAAGCTCCACAAGCCCATCTGTGCTGCCTCTGAGACAGAGACAACAGAAAGTGGTTGAGGAGACCactccag ATATAAGGCATAGGCCTAACTCTCTGATAGGCCCAGATGCGCAACATCAGGGCTCCAAAATGGCCTGGCCAGAGAGAAGGACGAG GCCTTTATCCCAGCCTGCATCCTATGCCCTGCATTTTGCCCCAGAGGATGATGCAGACAGTATCAGTCTTGCTCGCTCCATTAGCAAAGACAGCTTAGCCTCCAACATAATGAGCATTACTCCTAAACACATGCTGGGTGCGGGTCTGTCTCAGCATAGACTTAGTGGTCAAAGCCTGCTTAGTCACATGCGCATagaggatgaagaagaagaaatagaaGAGGAGGAACTGGTTGCCGTTATCCATCCTTCTGTATTTTCTAGACATCGAATCGGGAGCAACATGGAGCAGGACGAGCTGGAAATGCAGAGTGCAGCTCCTGCCTCAAAAGTATGTAATGCTTCTCGTCCTTCCTGTTTCGATGCGGGCCCTTTTACTCTGGACTGCCGAGGCGACAGCTATTATCTGGAGCCTTTGTTGCCTGCCATCCCTAAAATGGCCAAAGAGAAAAGCATCAGCCTGAACAAGCAGGAGGAGAGCGGTGAGAGTCGCTGCAGAGGCACgggaaatgcaagaaatgcaacGGCCGGTGTCCCGCGGACCTCACAGAGGAAATCCCCCAGCAGCTGTACACCCACGCAAGTGGTGGAATCAGTTCCTAGCTCTCTCAGGCAACTGATCGAGGATTCAGCAGTCGACTCTCAGCCTGGAAAGAAGCAATCTGAAGGCTTTTTCCTTCACTTGTCAGATGAGCCAGACCAGCACAGTTCTTTCTCCATAGATTGCATGCCAGAGGCAGGGCCCGATTCTGACTCTGACATCGCAGACctggaggaggatgaagaggaagaagatcaGATGGAGCTGATGAAAGAGGAGGTGAAGGGAGGGAGGGGAAAGTGCCCAGAAGAGGACGACACGGCTGAATTTGGAGAATTTGGAGAGGGAGAGTCAGCCAAACTCAGAGAAGACATGAAGGTAAGCGAGCGGGAGGATAAGGAAGATTGCAGTGGGCGCTCTAGCCCTTGCCCTAGTACCATATCATGGGCGAGCAGCTGCAGTGCTTCGGGCAGCGCCAGTGTCAAGATGACCAGCTTTGCAGAGAGAAAGCTCCTCAAACTTGGTCTCCGTGACGGATACTCAAGTACCAGCAGCTCCCAAAAGACAACACCTGATGGCTCTGATGTCACCCCCTGCCCTCCCTGGCAACTGAGGAATGACTCCACCTCGGGTTTGCTGGGGAAAGAACCGAGCACTGTGATGGGGAAGAATACGGCACTTAGTTCTCCAGTTGTGCCTTCAGAGCTACTGCAACTTCACATGCAACTGGAAGAGCAGAGACGCGCAATCGAATATCAGAAGAAAAAGATGGAGACGGTGTCAGCCAGGCAGAGATTAAAGCTTGGGAAAGCTGCTTTCTTGAACATTGTTAAGAAGGGTGGGGGGCGCAGCGACACTCTTCCTTTACCCCTCAAACACTCCAAGGAATCCTTGGCGCTAACATCTGCTGACAGGAGTAAATCAAAGAGCCAGACCAGCAGAGATGATTCTTGTCTTGATGCTCTAAAGGTTCGAACAAAGGGAGGTCAAAGAGAGGAAGGACCGATGAACACAGACAACAGATTAAACGCTCTCTCCCAGGATAACGGAGCTGAACCTGATATAAATGAGTGCTCCCGTTCCATAGAGCTGCTCAATGAAGCTATTAGTACTATTCAGCAGCAGATGATGCAACTCTCATTACAGCAAAACCTGCTCATGAAGCAGAGCGTGGCCTCCCCTCCAGACTTGGTGCCGTCAGGCCCAAGCACACCCCCTGACACAAACCCAACACAACAAACACCTTCTACCTCAGACTCCAGATCTTATGCAGTTCACTTTGTAGATATCAGTGCCGGCAGTGCTGCACCAACTCGTCGTCCTCCCAAGCTTAGCTCCAGCCAGCGCAGCAAAGCCCCAGAGCTGAAACAGAGTAAAGAAAACAGCAAGAGTGTCAAAAAATCAAACATCCAACTTCCAGAATGTGCTgaaggggaggaggtggagagtaCTGCTGAGAGCTCTAGGACTGAGAGAAGCCTTCAGAGGAACACCACCTTCAGGGTCCAAGACAGCACAGGAGAGGGAACAGGGCGCCTCTCAGACAAACTCAAATCACCAGACCCACCAGTTATCTCCAGTACGACTCAATTTCCATCACAGGATGGAGAGCAGGAGAAGGACGCAGCTGTCAGGTCAAGGATGGAGGTTGCCAGTGGGGAGGAGAGCACAAGAGTCAAGGGTCAGCTGATTGAAGTCGACTTGTCAGAGCTCAAAGATCAACTCGAGGATGGCACTGTAGACGCCCCAGACTGCGTGGCAGAAGGCGAGCAGAAGAACGTGTTGGGCTTCTTCTTCAAG GATGATGAAAAGGCAGAGGACGAAATGGCGAAACGTCGCGCTGCCTTCCTCCTCAAACAGCAGCGCAAAGCCGAAGAGGCGAGACTACGCAAACTTCAGCAGGAGGCTGAGAGCGAGCTCAAGCGTGATGAGGCCCG GCGAAAGGCTGAAGAGGATCGCATTCGTAAGGAGGAAGAGAAGGCACGGCGAGAGCTGATTAAGCAGGAATACTTACGGCGGAAGCAACAAGCCCTGATGGAGGAGCAGGGTCTGGTCAAACCTCGCCCACGGACCAAAGCCCGCAGGAACAGGCCTAAATCGCTGCACCGTGAAGAGTCCAGCAGTCTCTCCAAAGGATCCGCTACAC CCGATCTGAGCTGCAGTCATCGAGGATCAACGCTCTCTTTGGCAACTGATGCAGACAGCGTTATCTCCGGAGGGGCAGAGTCAAACAG GGCTGGATCTGTGTGCTCTATGGAGTCATTCCCCCTAAGCAGGGCCTCCAGCAGGAACATGGAACGGGACTGGGAGAACGTCTCTATAGCCTCTTCCATTACTTCGAATGAGTATACTG GTCCCAAACTCTTCAAGGAGCCGAGCTCCAAGTCCAACAAGCCAATCATCATCAATGCCATCGCCCACTGCTGCCTGGCCGGAAAGGTTAATGAAGTGCAGAAGAGCGTTGTTCTTGAG GAACTAGAAAAGTGCGAGTCCAATCACCTGATCATCCTCTTCCGTGACGGCGGGTGCCAGTTTCGCGCCATTTACTCGTACTCTCCGGACACTGAGGAGATCATCAAGTTTTCAGGCACAGGACCGCGCACCATCAACCGAAAGATGATCGACAAGCTCTACAAGTACAGCTCAGACCGCAAGCAGTTCACTGTCATCCCCGCCAAGACTGTGTCGGTCAGCGTGGACGCTCTGACCATCCACAATCACCTGTGGCAGGTCAAGAGACCAGGGAGTGCACGAAGAAAATGA
- the camsap1a gene encoding calmodulin-regulated spectrin-associated protein 1a isoform X2, with protein MDVEVSAGRDSTWRRAAAATANDDGAGGGGGGGVMEAQVVPLELYDCARAKIDANLRWLFAKAYGTDHVPADLRDPFYTDQYEQEHIKPPIIRMLQSGELYCRVCGLILHAEQASSLQNHQSVIQALSRKGIYVLETDNAPVSDLDLSASPIKMSAHIHLIDSLMMAYTVEMISIEKVVSSVKRFSTFSASKELPYDLEDVMLFWINKVNIKLREITEKECKMKQHLLDSPSHQKSPSKWYWKLVPVRYRRDHLSGRTLQHFPLLDDLLKDMCDGTALLAVIHFYCPELVRLEDICLKEVPSISESVYNIQLLMEFSNEYLNKCFYLKPEDLLYSPPVLKNNVMVFIAELFWWFEIVKPDFVQPRDLQDIRDVRLLLQPKTSRSYVPISNITKRSFLTSSHSADTLATPTSPDLSTKSSSTSPSVLPLRQRQQKVVEETTPDIRHRPNSLIGPDAQHQGSKMAWPERRTRPLSQPASYALHFAPEDDADSISLARSISKDSLASNIMSITPKHMLGAGLSQHRLSGQSLLSHMRIEDEEEEIEEEELVAVIHPSVFSRHRIGSNMEQDELEMQSAAPASKVCNASRPSCFDAGPFTLDCRGDSYYLEPLLPAIPKMAKEKSISLNKQEESGESRCRGTGNARNATAGVPRTSQRKSPSSCTPTQVVESVPSSLRQLIEDSAVDSQPGKKQSEGFFLHLSDEPDQHSSFSIDCMPEAGPDSDSDIADLEEDEEEEDQMELMKEEVKGGRGKCPEEDDTAEFGEFGEGESAKLREDMKVSEREDKEDCSGRSSPCPSTISWASSCSASGSASVKMTSFAERKLLKLGLRDGYSSTSSSQKTTPDGSDVTPCPPWQLRNDSTSGLLGKEPSTVMGKNTALSSPVVPSELLQLHMQLEEQRRAIEYQKKKMETVSARQRLKLGKAAFLNIVKKGGGRSDTLPLPLKHSKESLALTSADRSKSKSQTSRDDSCLDALKVRTKGGQREEGPMNTDNRLNALSQDNGAEPDINECSRSIELLNEAISTIQQQMMQLSLQQNLLMKQSVASPPDLVPSGPSTPPDTNPTQQTPSTSDSRSYAVHFVDISAGSAAPTRRPPKLSSSQRSKAPELKQSKENSKSVKKSNIQLPECAEGEEVESTAESSRTERSLQRNTTFRVQDSTGEGTGRLSDKLKSPDPPVISSTTQFPSQDGEQEKDAAVRSRMEVASGEESTRVKGQLIEVDLSELKDQLEDGTVDAPDCVAEGEQKNVLGFFFKDDEKAEDEMAKRRAAFLLKQQRKAEEARLRKLQQEAESELKRDEARRKAEEDRIRKEEEKARRELIKQEYLRRKQQALMEEQGLVKPRPRTKARRNRPKSLHREESSSLSKGSATRNSLKVSMLIKAQDSAAGCRGADLSCSHRGSTLSLATDADSVISGGAESNRAGSVCSMESFPLSRASSRNMERDWENVSIASSITSNEYTGPKLFKEPSSKSNKPIIINAIAHCCLAGKVNEVQKSVVLEELEKCESNHLIILFRDGGCQFRAIYSYSPDTEEIIKFSGTGPRTINRKMIDKLYKYSSDRKQFTVIPAKTVSVSVDALTIHNHLWQVKRPGSARRK; from the exons ATCATGTTCCTGCAGACCTGCGGGACCCCTTCTACACAGACCAGTATGAGCAGGAACACATCAAACCCCCCATCATCCGCATGCTGCAGTCTGGAGAGCTCTACTGTCGTGTGTGCGGGCTCATCCTTCACGCCGAGCAGGCCAGCTCACTCCAAAACCACCAGTCTGTCATCCAGGCTCTGTCGAGAAAAGGCATCTATGTCCTGGAGACCGACAACGCGCCAGTTTCAGATCTGGATCTCAGCGCTTCTCCCATCAAAATG AGCGCACACATCCACCTCATTGATTCCCTGATGATGGCCTATACGGTGGAGATGATCAGCATAGAGAAGGTGGTGTCCAGTGTCAAGCGCTTTTCAACCTTCAGTGCCTCAAAGGAGCTTCCTTATGACCTGGAAGATGTGATGCTGTTTTGGATCAACAAG GTGAACATAAAGTTGAGGGAGATCACAGAAAAAGAGTGTAAAATGAAGCAACATCTTCTTGACTCACCGAGTCACCAGAAG TCTCCCTCCAAATGGTACTGGAAGCTTGTACCT GTGCGTTACCGCAGAGATCACCTATCAGGTCGAACGCTCCAGCACTTCCCCTTGTTGGACGACCTGTTGAAAGACATGTGTGATGGCACAGCTCTGCTGGCTGTGATCCACTTTTATTGCCCAGAACTCGTTAGACTGGAAG ATATCTGTCTGAAGGAGGTTCCCTCTATCAGTGAAAGTGTTTACAATATCCAACTACTGATGGAGTTTTCAAACGAGTATTTGAACAAATGCTTCTATCTGAAGCCTGAAGACCTGCTGTACTCCCCACCGGTACTAAAG AATAATGTGATGGTCTTCATTGCCGAGCTGTTTTGGTGGTTTGAGATTGTGAAGCCAGACTTTGTTCAACCCCGGGATCTTCAGGATATCAGAGATG TGAGACTGCTGCTGCAGCCTAAAACTTCTCGATCCTATGTACCCATCTCCAACATCACTAAACGAAGTTTCCTGACATCATCGCACTCTGCTGACACCCTGGCCACGCCCACAAGCCCTGACCTCAG CACTAAATCAAGCTCCACAAGCCCATCTGTGCTGCCTCTGAGACAGAGACAACAGAAAGTGGTTGAGGAGACCactccag ATATAAGGCATAGGCCTAACTCTCTGATAGGCCCAGATGCGCAACATCAGGGCTCCAAAATGGCCTGGCCAGAGAGAAGGACGAG GCCTTTATCCCAGCCTGCATCCTATGCCCTGCATTTTGCCCCAGAGGATGATGCAGACAGTATCAGTCTTGCTCGCTCCATTAGCAAAGACAGCTTAGCCTCCAACATAATGAGCATTACTCCTAAACACATGCTGGGTGCGGGTCTGTCTCAGCATAGACTTAGTGGTCAAAGCCTGCTTAGTCACATGCGCATagaggatgaagaagaagaaatagaaGAGGAGGAACTGGTTGCCGTTATCCATCCTTCTGTATTTTCTAGACATCGAATCGGGAGCAACATGGAGCAGGACGAGCTGGAAATGCAGAGTGCAGCTCCTGCCTCAAAAGTATGTAATGCTTCTCGTCCTTCCTGTTTCGATGCGGGCCCTTTTACTCTGGACTGCCGAGGCGACAGCTATTATCTGGAGCCTTTGTTGCCTGCCATCCCTAAAATGGCCAAAGAGAAAAGCATCAGCCTGAACAAGCAGGAGGAGAGCGGTGAGAGTCGCTGCAGAGGCACgggaaatgcaagaaatgcaacGGCCGGTGTCCCGCGGACCTCACAGAGGAAATCCCCCAGCAGCTGTACACCCACGCAAGTGGTGGAATCAGTTCCTAGCTCTCTCAGGCAACTGATCGAGGATTCAGCAGTCGACTCTCAGCCTGGAAAGAAGCAATCTGAAGGCTTTTTCCTTCACTTGTCAGATGAGCCAGACCAGCACAGTTCTTTCTCCATAGATTGCATGCCAGAGGCAGGGCCCGATTCTGACTCTGACATCGCAGACctggaggaggatgaagaggaagaagatcaGATGGAGCTGATGAAAGAGGAGGTGAAGGGAGGGAGGGGAAAGTGCCCAGAAGAGGACGACACGGCTGAATTTGGAGAATTTGGAGAGGGAGAGTCAGCCAAACTCAGAGAAGACATGAAGGTAAGCGAGCGGGAGGATAAGGAAGATTGCAGTGGGCGCTCTAGCCCTTGCCCTAGTACCATATCATGGGCGAGCAGCTGCAGTGCTTCGGGCAGCGCCAGTGTCAAGATGACCAGCTTTGCAGAGAGAAAGCTCCTCAAACTTGGTCTCCGTGACGGATACTCAAGTACCAGCAGCTCCCAAAAGACAACACCTGATGGCTCTGATGTCACCCCCTGCCCTCCCTGGCAACTGAGGAATGACTCCACCTCGGGTTTGCTGGGGAAAGAACCGAGCACTGTGATGGGGAAGAATACGGCACTTAGTTCTCCAGTTGTGCCTTCAGAGCTACTGCAACTTCACATGCAACTGGAAGAGCAGAGACGCGCAATCGAATATCAGAAGAAAAAGATGGAGACGGTGTCAGCCAGGCAGAGATTAAAGCTTGGGAAAGCTGCTTTCTTGAACATTGTTAAGAAGGGTGGGGGGCGCAGCGACACTCTTCCTTTACCCCTCAAACACTCCAAGGAATCCTTGGCGCTAACATCTGCTGACAGGAGTAAATCAAAGAGCCAGACCAGCAGAGATGATTCTTGTCTTGATGCTCTAAAGGTTCGAACAAAGGGAGGTCAAAGAGAGGAAGGACCGATGAACACAGACAACAGATTAAACGCTCTCTCCCAGGATAACGGAGCTGAACCTGATATAAATGAGTGCTCCCGTTCCATAGAGCTGCTCAATGAAGCTATTAGTACTATTCAGCAGCAGATGATGCAACTCTCATTACAGCAAAACCTGCTCATGAAGCAGAGCGTGGCCTCCCCTCCAGACTTGGTGCCGTCAGGCCCAAGCACACCCCCTGACACAAACCCAACACAACAAACACCTTCTACCTCAGACTCCAGATCTTATGCAGTTCACTTTGTAGATATCAGTGCCGGCAGTGCTGCACCAACTCGTCGTCCTCCCAAGCTTAGCTCCAGCCAGCGCAGCAAAGCCCCAGAGCTGAAACAGAGTAAAGAAAACAGCAAGAGTGTCAAAAAATCAAACATCCAACTTCCAGAATGTGCTgaaggggaggaggtggagagtaCTGCTGAGAGCTCTAGGACTGAGAGAAGCCTTCAGAGGAACACCACCTTCAGGGTCCAAGACAGCACAGGAGAGGGAACAGGGCGCCTCTCAGACAAACTCAAATCACCAGACCCACCAGTTATCTCCAGTACGACTCAATTTCCATCACAGGATGGAGAGCAGGAGAAGGACGCAGCTGTCAGGTCAAGGATGGAGGTTGCCAGTGGGGAGGAGAGCACAAGAGTCAAGGGTCAGCTGATTGAAGTCGACTTGTCAGAGCTCAAAGATCAACTCGAGGATGGCACTGTAGACGCCCCAGACTGCGTGGCAGAAGGCGAGCAGAAGAACGTGTTGGGCTTCTTCTTCAAG GATGATGAAAAGGCAGAGGACGAAATGGCGAAACGTCGCGCTGCCTTCCTCCTCAAACAGCAGCGCAAAGCCGAAGAGGCGAGACTACGCAAACTTCAGCAGGAGGCTGAGAGCGAGCTCAAGCGTGATGAGGCCCG GCGAAAGGCTGAAGAGGATCGCATTCGTAAGGAGGAAGAGAAGGCACGGCGAGAGCTGATTAAGCAGGAATACTTACGGCGGAAGCAACAAGCCCTGATGGAGGAGCAGGGTCTGGTCAAACCTCGCCCACGGACCAAAGCCCGCAGGAACAGGCCTAAATCGCTGCACCGTGAAGAGTCCAGCAGTCTCTCCAAAGGATCCGCTACAC GTAATTCTCTGAAGGTTTCCATGTTGATCAAAGCCCAGGACTCTGCAGCAGGCTGCAGGGGAG CCGATCTGAGCTGCAGTCATCGAGGATCAACGCTCTCTTTGGCAACTGATGCAGACAGCGTTATCTCCGGAGGGGCAGAGTCAAACAG GGCTGGATCTGTGTGCTCTATGGAGTCATTCCCCCTAAGCAGGGCCTCCAGCAGGAACATGGAACGGGACTGGGAGAACGTCTCTATAGCCTCTTCCATTACTTCGAATGAGTATACTG GTCCCAAACTCTTCAAGGAGCCGAGCTCCAAGTCCAACAAGCCAATCATCATCAATGCCATCGCCCACTGCTGCCTGGCCGGAAAGGTTAATGAAGTGCAGAAGAGCGTTGTTCTTGAG GAACTAGAAAAGTGCGAGTCCAATCACCTGATCATCCTCTTCCGTGACGGCGGGTGCCAGTTTCGCGCCATTTACTCGTACTCTCCGGACACTGAGGAGATCATCAAGTTTTCAGGCACAGGACCGCGCACCATCAACCGAAAGATGATCGACAAGCTCTACAAGTACAGCTCAGACCGCAAGCAGTTCACTGTCATCCCCGCCAAGACTGTGTCGGTCAGCGTGGACGCTCTGACCATCCACAATCACCTGTGGCAGGTCAAGAGACCAGGGAGTGCACGAAGAAAATGA